In Myxococcales bacterium, a genomic segment contains:
- a CDS encoding DUF814 domain-containing protein, whose product MGSKGRPYRTVVVEGFEILVGKGSEENDDLTFNVADPHDVWLHVSGGSPGSHVVIRNPSKAEVPRPVLEAAAAFAAWYSKARGASKVVVNYCLAGRVTKPRGAPAGMVEIEDYKDIKVAPRAPEGGA is encoded by the coding sequence GTGGGCAGCAAAGGCAGACCGTACCGAACCGTCGTCGTAGAAGGCTTCGAGATCCTGGTGGGCAAGGGGAGCGAGGAGAACGACGACCTCACGTTCAACGTGGCCGATCCGCATGACGTGTGGCTCCACGTGAGCGGCGGCTCCCCGGGAAGCCACGTGGTCATTCGAAACCCAAGCAAGGCCGAAGTGCCGCGGCCCGTACTGGAGGCCGCCGCCGCGTTCGCGGCTTGGTACTCGAAGGCGCGCGGCGCTAGCAAAGTCGTCGTGAACTACTGCCTCGCGGGGCGCGTCACCAAGCCGCGGGGGGCGCCGGCGGGCATGGTCGAGATCGAGGACTACAAGGACATCAAGGTGGCGCCCCGCGCGCCGGAGGGCGGCGCCTGA
- a CDS encoding alpha/beta fold hydrolase — translation MSRFALPLFAFLGLAQCRAPVSTASHEPVVQAPAAPSSLPPTPDAGLAVSGADGREATRTDGGSVVADFGQDPTISLAVPKFAHAFVHVPLGRTTPAPIVVAAHGNYDRPEWQCGEWGHLFGTRAFVLCPRGVARSDSPSKDDVRFTYDNASRFSAEVDAAVLALRERFGALVDPGPMAYVGFSLGALFGVTYALRESSPVARMVLIEGGHSSWSADLAKRFARKGGKRVLFACGQSACTGDAKRAGALLAAANVAVFVAPSTGEGHTYGGLVAAQVAQRLDWLLEGDARFAK, via the coding sequence ATGTCGCGCTTCGCTCTGCCGCTCTTCGCCTTCTTGGGCCTCGCGCAGTGCCGCGCGCCGGTTTCCACGGCGTCGCACGAACCGGTCGTTCAAGCGCCGGCGGCGCCCTCGTCTCTGCCGCCCACGCCGGACGCGGGCCTCGCGGTATCAGGCGCCGATGGGCGCGAGGCGACGCGAACCGACGGCGGCAGCGTCGTTGCCGACTTCGGACAAGACCCGACCATCTCGCTCGCGGTCCCGAAGTTTGCTCACGCCTTTGTCCACGTGCCGCTTGGGCGCACGACGCCAGCGCCGATCGTCGTGGCGGCCCACGGCAACTACGATCGACCCGAGTGGCAATGCGGTGAGTGGGGCCACCTCTTTGGAACGCGCGCCTTCGTGCTTTGCCCGCGCGGCGTTGCGCGCAGCGATTCTCCGTCGAAAGACGACGTGCGCTTCACCTACGACAACGCGTCGCGCTTCTCCGCCGAAGTCGACGCCGCGGTCCTAGCGCTCCGCGAGCGTTTCGGTGCCCTCGTCGACCCGGGCCCAATGGCCTACGTGGGCTTCTCGCTGGGCGCGCTCTTCGGCGTCACCTACGCGCTTCGCGAAAGCTCGCCCGTCGCTCGCATGGTGCTGATCGAAGGAGGCCACAGTTCGTGGAGCGCCGACCTCGCCAAGCGCTTCGCTCGCAAGGGCGGCAAGCGCGTCCTCTTCGCCTGCGGCCAGAGCGCGTGCACGGGCGACGCGAAGCGCGCTGGCGCCCTGCTGGCCGCCGCCAACGTTGCCGTCTTCGTCGCACCGTCGACGGGCGAGGGGCACACCTACGGCGGTCTTGTCGCCGCCCAGGTCGCGCAGCGCCTCGATTGGCTCCTCGAAGGCGATGCGCGTTTTGCGAAGTAG
- a CDS encoding tape measure protein, which produces MADTLTFVLELLDRVSGPARKATASLDGLDRAMRPLRNAQGQFMPGAAKGIKELNSGSGEFLKNVAGGLKSVALVAGAVAVGGAVLGAKFAAESLAFKENTLVGFEVMLGTKEAAADIYNKAVDFAAVTPFATKDVVGNIQKLLIAGFKQGEVFDVLNVVGDVGVLKGQEGIESVVRALGQIKAKGKLSGEEMMQLAEAGVSQKLVYDSLGKTLGKTRNELDKLQQAGKITADQGVGAILEAITVGMSGGNAGSLQAKMAKTMTGLTSTLASRPFELVTAANFKGGGGMKFLEDLGNALNPKSDTGGRVVRIIETIGDAITRAFGNPDATKGLSRVLDVLEPLSKMGAAFIDGLAAGGKGALATFERFSDILAMLGISGTDHLDRLTRGFESVGTVVGLVFGAIVVGGAVVAAAAGWVVDRWQKFLDFWRSLPLELGMSWDRFVKVGTDIVEGIWQGLSSAWAGLLSRLGSLVDQLPPAVRSALGIKTGPGAAEFATGGAESSLLSQVQAGSDAFSLENLATRLDAADTAPRAVSASAPHDLGRPSGARSTNNVTVTVNADGRREGESAESYGRRLGRSLGEEFASALEGSALEAGHA; this is translated from the coding sequence ATGGCTGACACCCTCACCTTTGTCCTCGAGCTCCTCGACCGCGTGAGCGGCCCGGCCCGCAAGGCCACGGCCTCTCTCGACGGGTTGGATCGAGCGATGCGCCCCCTCCGCAACGCCCAAGGGCAATTCATGCCGGGCGCGGCGAAGGGCATCAAGGAACTAAATTCCGGCTCGGGCGAATTCCTCAAGAACGTCGCCGGCGGCCTCAAGTCGGTCGCCCTTGTTGCGGGCGCCGTCGCTGTCGGCGGCGCTGTGCTCGGCGCGAAGTTCGCGGCCGAGTCGCTCGCCTTCAAGGAGAACACGCTCGTCGGCTTCGAGGTCATGCTCGGCACCAAGGAAGCCGCGGCCGACATCTATAACAAGGCCGTCGACTTCGCCGCGGTGACACCCTTCGCGACGAAGGACGTCGTCGGGAACATCCAAAAGCTCCTCATCGCCGGCTTCAAGCAGGGCGAGGTGTTCGACGTCCTCAACGTCGTCGGCGACGTCGGCGTCCTCAAGGGTCAAGAGGGCATTGAGAGCGTCGTTCGCGCGCTCGGCCAAATCAAGGCGAAGGGCAAGCTCTCTGGCGAAGAGATGATGCAGCTCGCGGAGGCGGGCGTCTCGCAAAAGCTCGTTTATGACTCGCTCGGGAAGACGCTCGGGAAGACGCGGAACGAGCTCGACAAGCTACAGCAAGCCGGGAAGATCACGGCCGACCAAGGCGTCGGCGCCATCCTCGAGGCCATCACGGTCGGAATGAGCGGCGGGAACGCCGGCTCGCTTCAGGCGAAGATGGCCAAGACGATGACCGGCCTCACGTCGACGCTCGCGTCGAGGCCCTTCGAGCTCGTGACCGCCGCCAACTTCAAGGGCGGCGGGGGCATGAAGTTCCTCGAGGACCTCGGCAACGCCCTAAACCCAAAGAGCGACACGGGGGGCCGCGTCGTTCGCATCATCGAGACCATCGGCGACGCCATCACGCGCGCCTTCGGGAACCCCGACGCGACGAAGGGGCTGTCGCGCGTCCTCGACGTTCTCGAGCCGCTGTCGAAGATGGGGGCCGCCTTCATCGATGGGCTAGCCGCCGGCGGGAAGGGAGCGCTCGCAACCTTCGAGCGCTTCTCCGACATCCTCGCCATGTTGGGAATCAGCGGCACCGACCACCTCGACCGCCTCACACGCGGCTTCGAGAGCGTCGGCACTGTCGTCGGCCTCGTCTTCGGCGCGATTGTAGTCGGCGGCGCCGTGGTCGCGGCCGCTGCCGGTTGGGTCGTCGACCGCTGGCAAAAGTTCCTCGACTTCTGGCGGAGCCTCCCGCTCGAGCTCGGCATGTCCTGGGATCGTTTCGTGAAGGTCGGGACCGACATCGTCGAGGGCATTTGGCAAGGCTTGTCGTCGGCGTGGGCCGGCTTGCTCTCTCGCCTCGGAAGTCTGGTTGACCAGCTCCCGCCCGCGGTGAGGAGCGCCCTGGGAATCAAGACCGGACCAGGCGCGGCGGAGTTCGCGACCGGAGGCGCTGAGAGTTCCTTGCTCTCCCAGGTCCAGGCGGGAAGTGACGCGTTCAGCCTCGAGAACCTCGCGACGCGCCTCGATGCGGCCGACACGGCGCCGCGCGCCGTCTCCGCGTCCGCGCCACACGACCTCGGGAGGCCTTCCGGGGCTCGAAGCACCAACAACGTCACCGTCACGGTCAATGCCGATGGGCGGCGCGAGGGCGAGAGCGCGGAGAGCTACGGCCGCCGACTCGGCCGAAGTCTCGGCGAAGAGTTCGCGTCCGCACTTGAGGGATCAGCGTTGGAGGCAGGTCATGCGTAA
- the terL gene encoding phage terminase large subunit, with product MKARRIASLERFIPLLSPRYVAPTHLRPFLEVLERALVEPVRAVVSVPPRHAKTESVLHAIPWWLLQRPDAQIAYVSYAQRLAEKKSRKARELAIAAHVTVSEDSASKHDWRTGVEDGGVWATSIGGGITGEGFDVLLVDDPVKDRVEAESSLRRQQTREWFDDVAFTRLEPNGSAIVIQTRWHPDDLAGSLIRDGWANVCLPAIDGHGRALWPERFSVERLRAIQEQIGAYGWASLYQGQPMPRGGALFQDVHVFDAAPPRDGLDVRIGVDLAYSTKTRADYSVAVVLGTTGRGRDSLHFVLEVLRLQVRAPEFMGALKGLRDRWGGARATAFVSGTEKGTVDMMRSQGLSIDARPAIGDKFTRAQPVAAKWNAGRVLLPNSAPWLDAFVSEIVSFTGAGDVHDDQVDALAGAFAASPGAFASSPLRMTGIGQAFSQSLRGAHDKWGPLLAIDDASDDDRDHSLRFVDGEGGTNGGDRSL from the coding sequence GTGAAGGCCCGCCGCATCGCTTCGCTTGAGCGGTTCATTCCGCTTCTCTCGCCGCGCTACGTCGCGCCGACGCACCTTCGCCCGTTCCTCGAGGTCCTTGAGCGCGCCCTCGTCGAGCCCGTTCGCGCTGTCGTGTCGGTGCCTCCGCGCCACGCGAAGACGGAGTCTGTACTCCACGCGATCCCTTGGTGGCTCTTACAGCGGCCCGACGCCCAGATCGCGTATGTGAGCTATGCCCAGCGGCTCGCCGAGAAGAAGTCCCGCAAGGCCCGTGAGCTCGCCATCGCGGCACACGTCACCGTCTCCGAGGATTCCGCGTCCAAGCACGACTGGCGCACGGGCGTCGAGGACGGCGGGGTGTGGGCGACGAGCATTGGCGGCGGCATCACTGGCGAGGGCTTCGACGTCCTCCTCGTCGACGACCCGGTAAAGGACCGCGTCGAAGCGGAGAGCTCGCTCCGCCGTCAACAGACGCGCGAGTGGTTCGACGACGTCGCCTTCACCCGGCTCGAGCCCAACGGCTCCGCGATTGTCATTCAAACGCGGTGGCATCCCGACGACCTGGCCGGCTCTCTCATCCGCGACGGATGGGCGAACGTGTGCCTCCCCGCAATCGACGGTCATGGCCGTGCCCTCTGGCCCGAGCGGTTCTCTGTCGAGCGCCTTCGGGCCATCCAAGAGCAGATTGGCGCGTACGGATGGGCGTCGCTCTACCAGGGGCAGCCGATGCCCCGCGGCGGCGCCTTGTTCCAAGACGTTCACGTCTTCGACGCCGCGCCTCCGCGCGATGGCCTCGACGTGCGAATTGGCGTCGACCTCGCCTATTCGACGAAGACGCGGGCCGACTACTCCGTCGCCGTTGTCCTCGGCACGACGGGCCGCGGCCGCGACTCGCTTCACTTCGTGCTTGAGGTGCTTCGTCTGCAAGTGCGCGCTCCCGAGTTCATGGGCGCGCTCAAGGGCCTTCGCGATCGATGGGGCGGCGCGCGGGCTACGGCGTTCGTGAGTGGCACGGAGAAGGGGACCGTCGACATGATGCGAAGCCAAGGCCTCAGCATCGACGCCCGGCCTGCCATTGGGGACAAGTTCACCCGAGCCCAGCCCGTGGCCGCGAAGTGGAATGCGGGTCGCGTGCTCCTGCCGAACTCGGCCCCGTGGCTCGACGCGTTCGTGAGCGAGATCGTCTCGTTCACCGGGGCCGGCGACGTGCACGACGACCAGGTCGATGCGCTTGCCGGCGCGTTCGCCGCTTCCCCGGGTGCCTTCGCGTCGTCGCCGCTCCGTATGACCGGCATCGGCCAGGCCTTCAGTCAGTCCCTCCGTGGTGCTCACGACAAGTGGGGGCCGCTTCTGGCCATCGATGATGCTTCTGACGACGACCGCGATCACTCCCTCCGTTTCGTCGACGGAGAGGGCGGAACCAACGGAGGAGACCGATCCCTATGA
- a CDS encoding bifunctional DNA primase/polymerase: MNWFVAALRYARFGFFVLPVEPGGKRPLLKHGVKDATRLEPRIEEWARRWPSANLAIAVTPPLAVLDVDPRSGGDKTLARILEAHGPLPATKTARTGGGGAHHLFLMPSGVDCRGKLGPGLDFLHGADEQGFARRYILVAPSVTAASYAWDSPPGTPIAKAPAWLVELATRRSVEPAPCAPASPSSPDAFDRARRYLEKIAPAISGANGHAHTFVVAQRLVRGFGLSDGESLELLRNWNKSCSPPWSEHELRRKVRQARERGTMPHGALLEGRRAS; the protein is encoded by the coding sequence ATGAACTGGTTCGTCGCCGCGCTGCGTTACGCGCGTTTCGGCTTCTTCGTTCTCCCCGTCGAACCGGGCGGGAAGCGTCCGCTCCTGAAGCACGGCGTCAAGGACGCCACTCGGCTCGAGCCGCGCATCGAAGAGTGGGCGCGACGATGGCCGTCCGCGAATCTCGCGATAGCGGTCACGCCGCCCCTTGCCGTCCTCGACGTCGACCCTCGGAGCGGGGGCGACAAGACGCTCGCGCGCATCCTCGAGGCGCATGGCCCGCTCCCCGCAACCAAGACCGCGCGCACGGGCGGCGGCGGCGCGCATCACTTGTTTCTCATGCCAAGCGGCGTCGACTGCCGCGGCAAGCTCGGGCCGGGACTCGACTTCTTGCACGGCGCCGACGAGCAGGGGTTCGCGAGGCGCTACATCCTCGTTGCTCCGAGCGTGACCGCGGCAAGCTATGCGTGGGACTCGCCCCCTGGGACACCCATCGCCAAGGCGCCCGCCTGGCTTGTGGAGCTGGCCACTCGGCGCAGCGTCGAGCCGGCGCCGTGCGCCCCCGCATCGCCATCGTCGCCGGACGCGTTTGATCGGGCGCGCCGCTACCTCGAGAAGATTGCCCCCGCGATCTCGGGCGCCAACGGGCACGCCCATACGTTCGTCGTCGCCCAACGTCTCGTGAGGGGATTCGGGCTTTCCGACGGAGAGTCGCTGGAGCTTCTCCGTAATTGGAACAAGTCGTGCTCCCCGCCGTGGTCCGAGCACGAGCTTCGGCGAAAGGTTCGGCAAGCGCGCGAGCGCGGGACGATGCCGCACGGCGCCCTCCTCGAGGGGAGGCGCGCGTCATGA
- a CDS encoding helix-turn-helix domain-containing protein, whose protein sequence is MLEVCGTLVAEVTPPPELVDQHASPLGKSKHLRLVRSGELPAVKAGKRVLVRREDLDAWLAAHAAEPQAKAPAAPASGPRDAFADVLAELGATKVAGGGR, encoded by the coding sequence TTGCTCGAAGTGTGCGGCACCCTCGTCGCAGAGGTGACCCCGCCGCCCGAGCTCGTAGACCAGCATGCATCGCCTCTCGGCAAGTCGAAGCACCTTCGGCTCGTTCGCTCGGGCGAGCTGCCCGCGGTAAAAGCCGGCAAGCGGGTCCTTGTGCGTCGCGAGGACCTCGACGCTTGGCTCGCGGCCCATGCCGCCGAGCCTCAAGCGAAAGCGCCAGCGGCGCCAGCGAGTGGCCCGCGCGACGCCTTCGCCGACGTGCTCGCGGAGCTCGGGGCGACCAAGGTCGCGGGAGGCGGGCGATGA
- a CDS encoding OmpA family protein codes for MSFAVVAGCASPKAVVPVVEAPVFTSAKLVVPPKVEPVSPNLNVSEEIARVCNLHFNDVGTAPKFAFDESVLASQDGDVLSQIATCVTTGPLQGRRLTLVGRADPRGEVEYNMALGERRASSVRDYLGRLGVPDGSLLETSRGKLDATGTDEMGWMMDRRVDVLLQ; via the coding sequence ATGTCGTTCGCCGTCGTAGCGGGTTGTGCGAGCCCGAAAGCGGTGGTGCCGGTCGTGGAGGCGCCGGTCTTCACGTCGGCGAAGCTCGTGGTCCCGCCGAAGGTTGAGCCGGTCTCGCCGAACCTCAACGTCTCGGAGGAGATCGCCAGAGTGTGCAATCTGCACTTCAACGATGTCGGCACGGCGCCGAAGTTCGCCTTCGACGAGAGCGTCCTCGCCTCGCAAGACGGCGACGTGCTCTCTCAGATCGCGACGTGTGTCACGACGGGCCCGCTCCAAGGGCGTCGTCTCACGCTGGTGGGCCGCGCCGATCCGCGCGGCGAAGTTGAATACAACATGGCGCTAGGCGAGCGTCGCGCGAGCAGCGTGCGCGACTACCTGGGGCGCCTCGGCGTTCCCGACGGGAGCCTTCTCGAGACGTCCCGCGGCAAGCTCGACGCCACGGGCACCGATGAGATGGGCTGGATGATGGATCGAAGGGTCGACGTGCTCTTGCAGTGA
- a CDS encoding translational machinery protein — protein MSRYAAVWLDHKEARIFHIHMDGVDEAVVVAALPNLHHKHPRGADGDKEHPDDVKRFFRDVGRGLDGAEEILVVGPGSAKLEFLRYVHRHDHALEPKIIGMETSDHPTDKQLAAYAKTSFGLQTRLH, from the coding sequence ATGAGCAGGTACGCCGCCGTTTGGCTCGATCACAAGGAAGCGCGCATCTTTCACATCCACATGGACGGCGTCGACGAGGCCGTGGTCGTGGCCGCGTTGCCGAACCTGCATCACAAGCACCCTCGTGGCGCGGACGGAGACAAGGAGCATCCCGACGACGTGAAGCGGTTCTTCCGTGACGTGGGGCGGGGCCTCGATGGCGCCGAGGAGATCCTCGTCGTCGGACCGGGCTCCGCGAAGCTCGAGTTTCTGAGGTACGTGCATCGGCACGATCACGCCCTCGAGCCCAAGATCATCGGCATGGAGACGTCCGACCATCCGACGGACAAGCAGCTCGCTGCGTACGCGAAGACGTCGTTTGGCCTCCAAACGCGGTTGCACTGA
- a CDS encoding hemerythrin domain-containing protein: MGAESERGGASPSSVGSPRTAAEIRERILAEHRELRELLAEVLTLSRTVASRDDEESLKLAVRALVLVFGEHLRSEEAVLVPTLERVEPWGPARVERLDEEHATQRAMLKDIFASIGKLDDRTQLAERAAAFATRLLDDMNEEEADLLTPTIFHDAILVVD; the protein is encoded by the coding sequence GTGGGCGCGGAGAGCGAAAGAGGAGGGGCTAGCCCGTCGAGCGTCGGGTCTCCGCGGACGGCTGCGGAGATCCGCGAGCGCATCCTGGCCGAGCACCGGGAGCTTCGCGAACTCTTGGCCGAGGTGCTCACGCTCTCGCGTACCGTGGCCTCGCGCGACGACGAGGAGTCGCTCAAACTCGCCGTGCGAGCCCTCGTCTTGGTCTTCGGAGAGCACCTGCGCTCCGAAGAAGCGGTCCTCGTGCCGACGCTCGAGCGCGTCGAGCCGTGGGGCCCCGCGCGCGTGGAACGGCTCGACGAAGAGCACGCAACGCAACGGGCGATGCTGAAGGACATCTTTGCCAGCATCGGCAAGCTCGACGATCGGACGCAGCTCGCCGAACGGGCCGCGGCCTTCGCCACGCGCCTCCTCGACGACATGAACGAAGAAGAGGCGGACTTGCTGACACCAACGATCTTCCACGACGCGATCCTCGTCGTCGACTAA
- a CDS encoding class I SAM-dependent methyltransferase, whose amino-acid sequence MNRLFLAPVALLVLACGAAEATPVAPPPPPPVATTPPVAAAPVPVKAPEPTAEEKKKADDARQLKEDRAKWEEDHKLELARWNAELHAEAKALADKSFPNLKAALTAAMAGHHRKPGAAERDKSRHPLETLEFFGLKPTMTVIDVGPGEGWYTELLAPVLAKGGKYIGTSADPNGPADARGTFYGQRFKSFLEKAPELYGKVQTMVVDGKAPKLAADGTVDMVLIMRGVHGMKGGGTYGAWLSEIHRALKPGGVLGIEEHRALEGANPDESAKKGYMPEKWVIEQTEAAGFKLEKKSELNANKNDTKDYPEGVWTLPPTLRLKEQDRAKYVAIGESDRMTLKFVKVKPATDKADKPAPAKAPAKPAAKK is encoded by the coding sequence ATGAACCGACTGTTCCTCGCGCCCGTTGCCCTCTTGGTCCTCGCTTGCGGTGCCGCCGAGGCGACGCCAGTGGCGCCGCCACCACCGCCGCCCGTCGCGACCACGCCGCCCGTTGCCGCCGCACCGGTGCCCGTCAAGGCGCCCGAGCCCACGGCTGAAGAGAAGAAGAAGGCTGACGACGCGCGCCAGCTCAAAGAAGATCGCGCCAAGTGGGAAGAGGACCACAAGCTCGAGCTCGCGCGTTGGAACGCGGAGCTTCACGCTGAGGCAAAGGCCCTCGCGGACAAGAGCTTCCCCAACCTCAAAGCGGCCCTCACGGCAGCGATGGCGGGCCACCACCGCAAGCCCGGCGCCGCCGAACGCGACAAGTCGCGACACCCGCTGGAGACGCTCGAGTTCTTCGGCCTCAAACCCACCATGACCGTCATCGACGTCGGCCCCGGCGAAGGTTGGTACACCGAGCTCTTGGCGCCCGTGCTCGCAAAGGGTGGAAAGTACATCGGCACCTCCGCCGACCCGAACGGTCCCGCGGACGCGCGTGGCACCTTCTACGGCCAGCGGTTCAAGAGCTTCTTGGAGAAGGCGCCGGAGCTCTACGGCAAGGTGCAGACGATGGTCGTCGACGGAAAAGCGCCGAAGCTCGCGGCCGACGGCACCGTCGACATGGTCCTCATCATGCGCGGCGTGCACGGCATGAAGGGCGGCGGCACCTACGGCGCATGGCTCTCCGAAATCCACCGTGCGCTGAAGCCGGGCGGCGTCCTCGGCATCGAGGAGCACCGCGCCCTCGAGGGCGCGAACCCCGACGAGAGCGCGAAGAAGGGCTACATGCCGGAGAAGTGGGTCATCGAGCAAACGGAAGCGGCGGGCTTCAAGCTCGAGAAGAAGTCAGAGCTCAACGCGAACAAGAACGACACCAAGGACTACCCGGAGGGCGTCTGGACGCTCCCGCCGACGCTTCGACTGAAGGAGCAGGACCGGGCGAAGTACGTCGCCATCGGCGAGAGCGACCGGATGACCCTGAAGTTCGTGAAGGTGAAGCCCGCGACCGACAAAGCCGACAAGCCCGCGCCGGCCAAAGCTCCGGCGAAACCCGCCGCGAAGAAGTAA
- a CDS encoding PAS domain S-box protein, producing MPLGASSNLFRLVLEASPTGMLMADEDGIVVLVNEATERLFGYSRDDLVGLPLEVLVPARFRAGHPALRKDYAESPRIRAMAESRDLYGVAKNGEEIPLEIRLNPVTMEGRRYVLSSIVNVSERKLAAAALEASLKEKETLLREVHHRVKNNLQVISSLLNLQAATSDEQLKDRLLQVRDRIHSIAMIHESLYGAVDLARVNFADYLRRLTTNLGGLGAGRTEITVDAEGVMVPLDVAVPCGLIVNELVTNAVKHGIGQRNGCVRIVATHPNDAGPLTLTVRDNGVGLPDGLDPTTGGNMGMMIVATLIRQLGSSLRVKREGGTEISFDVPVHP from the coding sequence ATGCCGTTGGGGGCTTCGAGCAACCTGTTCCGCCTCGTTCTTGAGGCGTCGCCTACGGGAATGCTCATGGCCGACGAAGACGGCATCGTCGTGCTCGTCAACGAGGCGACGGAGCGGCTCTTCGGCTACTCACGCGACGATCTCGTGGGCCTGCCGCTGGAGGTCTTGGTGCCGGCACGGTTTCGCGCGGGCCACCCCGCGCTTCGCAAGGACTACGCGGAGAGCCCGCGCATCCGCGCCATGGCGGAGAGCCGCGACCTCTACGGCGTCGCCAAGAACGGCGAGGAAATTCCCCTCGAGATCCGTTTGAACCCCGTGACCATGGAGGGGCGTCGCTACGTCCTCAGCAGCATCGTCAACGTCAGCGAGCGAAAGCTCGCGGCGGCGGCCCTCGAGGCCTCGCTGAAGGAGAAGGAGACGCTCCTTCGCGAGGTTCATCATCGGGTGAAGAACAACCTGCAGGTCATCTCGAGCCTGTTGAACCTCCAAGCGGCCACGAGCGACGAGCAGCTGAAGGACAGGCTCCTCCAGGTTCGCGATCGCATCCATTCCATCGCCATGATCCACGAGAGCCTTTACGGCGCCGTCGATCTGGCTCGCGTCAACTTCGCCGACTACCTAAGGCGACTAACCACCAACCTCGGGGGCCTCGGGGCCGGGCGCACCGAGATCACCGTCGACGCGGAGGGCGTGATGGTCCCGCTCGACGTCGCTGTGCCGTGCGGCCTCATCGTGAACGAGCTGGTCACCAACGCCGTGAAGCACGGGATTGGGCAGCGGAACGGTTGCGTTCGCATCGTGGCCACGCACCCGAACGACGCGGGCCCGCTAACGCTCACCGTGAGAGACAACGGCGTCGGCCTACCCGACGGACTCGATCCGACGACTGGGGGAAACATGGGAATGATGATTGTCGCGACGCTCATTCGTCAGCTCGGCTCCTCGCTTCGAGTCAAGAGAGAGGGGGGCACCGAGATCTCCTTCGACGTCCCGGTGCACCCGTGA